The DNA window AGCCAATTTAGCAGTTTTTGCTTCGCTATTTAATGCTTTTATTCTCTCCATGCTCTTAGTCATCGCAAGTGATAATGTCTTTTCTTTTATGCTTTTATGGGAAATTATGACACTTATCTCCGCATTTCTCATTTTGGTCAATGATGGTGAAGGTGCTGGAAGAAACGTTATGATTTATTTGGGAATTGCCCAAATTGGAGCATTTTGTTTGATGGTCGCTCTTTTAATTATGGCAAGTATTGCAGGTGGTTTTGAGTTTAGCGCGTTTGATGAACTCAACATGGGATTTGGTATGAGCCTTACCCTCTTTGTCCTACTGCTCATAGGGTTTGGCTCTAAAGCTGGTATGTTTCCTTTCCATGTCTGGTTGCCTCTAGCCTATTGTCAATCCCCTTCAAACGCTTCGGCGCTTATGAGTGGGGTTATGATCAAAGTAGCACTTTTCGCTTTTATAAAATTTGCACTCCTTTTGCCACAGTTAGTTCAATTTGGTTATATATTACTCTTTGTTGGAGCACTCAGCTGTATATTTGGAATTATTTATTCACTCGTTTCCAACGACTACAAAGCATCCATCGCTTATAGCTCATGTGAAAACGTAGGCATTATCTTTTTAGGATTGGGTGGTGCTTTTTACGGGATTGGAACCAATTCACCTATGATCGCATTACTGGGCTTTATTGCTGCCTTCTTTCATATTTTAAACCATGCCGTTTTCAAATCACTACTTTTCATGTTAAGTGGCAATGTCTTCACTGCAACAAAAACACGCAATATGGACGCCCTTGGTGGATTGCATAAAAAAATGCCTATCACATCCATCATCTTTTTTGTTACAGCACTCTCCATCTGTGCATTACCTCCACTCAATGGCTTTGCTAGCGAATGGGTGATCTATAAAACAATGGTTATGGGCGGTATTGAAGAAGGTGCTGCATCACGCTTTTTCTTTTCACTTGCAATCATTGCCCTTTCAATTACCGGGGCTATGGCTATCATGGCATTTTCAAAAGTATATGGTTCAATATTTTTAGGGATAGCACGTGATACCAAAAGTGTAGAAGAAGCCAAAGAAGTCTCTTTTATACAACTCTTACCATTAGGTTTATTGGCAAGTCTCTGTGTCGGAATAGGCATTTTTATGAATAATATAGTCGATATGCTCTCAAAGATTGTTCTAACATTGATACCGCAAACAAGCGTGAGCGCAGATAGATTGATCTCCATGCCTATCATCATTATGGTTATGTTTCTTTGCGCCATCCTTCCTTTTGTCTTTCTTTACCTTTTAAAAGCAAACAATAAAGAGGTAAGAGTTACCGAGCCATGGGCATGTGGTTTTCTTTACAACAAAAGTATGCAAATCGGTTCAAACTCCTTTACAGGTGACATTAGAAATGCTCTTAGTTTTATTTTGAAACACGAACAAGAGATCAAGATTGATGGATACTTTTCAAAAGCAGTCTACAAACATAAAACACACGATCTCTTTTGGGATAAGCTTTATGCACCCATTATTCATTCTGTCATGGTTATTGCGGATAAGATTGGTATCTTTCAAAACGGAAGAACCAATCTTTATGCGGGCTATATCTTAATTTATCTTTGCTTGGTACTCATTATTGGGTATTACTTTCTATAAAAAGGAGAAGAAATGGACTTTTTTTATCTATTATTACAACTTGTTTCAGCGATATTAGTTGCTCCTCTTTTTGATGGAATTTCAAGAAAGCTAAGAGCCAAATTTCAGTCAAGAATAGGACCGAGCATTTTTCAGACCTATTATGACATTTATAAATTGTTAAAAAGAGGAAGAACTAAATCATACAGTACAAGTTATATCTATCAAATCTCTCCGTACTTGCTCTTTGTGAGCGCTGCGGTGATGTTTTGTGCTTTACCAATTACATATAGCACGGATTCTGTTGCTTTGTCACAATTTTCTGACATATTTGTTTTACTCTATTTTGGTGCTCTTTTTCGGTTTATTTTTATTGTTGCTGGTTTTGATACTGCCAACCCTTTTGCGGGGGTAAGCGCTAGTAGAGAGGGAACCATCGGTTTCTATACGGAAGAAGTTGCTGTGATTTGTCTCATCGTTGTGATGATGGGAACAGGAAGTAGTAATTTACCTTTTATCACCGCTTTGGTACAAGATGGCGATTATGGTTATGCTATTCCCTCATTCTCCATTGCTTCTACAGCATTTTTGTGGGTAATGTATGTCGAAACAGGTAGAAAACCATATGACTTGGCTGAAGCGGAACAAGAGTTACAAGAAGGTGTCTTGGGAGAGTTTTGTGGTAAAGATTTTGCCATCATTGACATAGCAATCTTACTTAAACAAATGACGGTATTAGGGTTCTTCCTTGTCATTTTTATGCCATGGGCGGGTCTTGTCGATAATCCAATTTTATCGCTAATCATTTTCTTGGCAGAGATAGGCTTTCTTTATGTTATGGGCGTTTTTATTGATAACTTTGGACCAAGGTTTACCATCAACAAAGGGATGAAAAGAACCATGCTCTTTGCGCTTGCGATTTCATGTACCTCATTAGCACTCTATATTATGGGAATTTAACTATGGCAAATATTATTGATATCTTTACGGTTTTAATGATGGGAACAAGTTTTGCGGTATTTAGTTTAAGACAATACCGTCATAGCATAATAGCGTATGCCTTGCAAACGCTTTTATTGGTCGCGATCTTCTTGGCCTTATATTTTAAATACGGTTCACACGAATTACTTGTATGGTCCATCACAGCATTTATCATTAAAGTAGTCTTTGTGCCTCTTTATTTACTTAGACTTGTCAATAAATTGGGTGTAGTTGTTGAAGATGAGCCAGTGGGTGGATTTTTCATATCACCCGTTGTTGCTCTAAGTTTTTCACTTGCTGTTGCGATGATGTTTTATAAAGTTTTTATTCATTTCTCAATTTTCAAAGATGTGTTGCCGCTTTTTGCTGCTTCTTTTATCTTTATGATGGGAATTTTTGGCTTTATTTTGAGAACCTCATTTCTAAAACAGATTCTCTCGTACTGTCTGTTTGAAAATGGTATACATTTAAGCCTAGCGCTTATGGCGTATACCTCTCATGAACTTGTTGAAGTCGGTATTTTGACAGATGCGATTTTTGCTGTGATTATTATGAGTATTTTGGCGAAACGATTTTACGCCTCATATGGAAGTCTTGATACATCTAAAGCGGTTAATTTAAGGGGCTAAAATGGATATTTTACTATTAATACTAATCATACCTTTTGTTTTTGGCGTGGTCATGTTTTTGATGCCACTGCATTTCAAGCTCTTACAAAGTTTACATATCCTTTTGAGCGTGATTGTTTCATCAGTTTTACTTTCTGCTGTCAGTAAAATTGTGAACGGAGCTGAGCTTTCCCTTTTTCATAATTTCATTTTCTTGGATTCATTGGGA is part of the Sulfurospirillum arsenophilum NBRC 109478 genome and encodes:
- a CDS encoding respiratory chain complex I subunit 1 family protein: MDFFYLLLQLVSAILVAPLFDGISRKLRAKFQSRIGPSIFQTYYDIYKLLKRGRTKSYSTSYIYQISPYLLFVSAAVMFCALPITYSTDSVALSQFSDIFVLLYFGALFRFIFIVAGFDTANPFAGVSASREGTIGFYTEEVAVICLIVVMMGTGSSNLPFITALVQDGDYGYAIPSFSIASTAFLWVMYVETGRKPYDLAEAEQELQEGVLGEFCGKDFAIIDIAILLKQMTVLGFFLVIFMPWAGLVDNPILSLIIFLAEIGFLYVMGVFIDNFGPRFTINKGMKRTMLFALAISCTSLALYIMGI
- a CDS encoding proton-conducting transporter transmembrane domain-containing protein, which codes for MQTIFTLFFLTSLLSLLLYKKPILAQKIGFGLASLISLYAAIFFFSNLENTLVWRLPGNFISSPLFRLDSLGMFFSFLVSLIAFAVSLFSFDYAMFYEKKANLAVFASLFNAFILSMLLVIASDNVFSFMLLWEIMTLISAFLILVNDGEGAGRNVMIYLGIAQIGAFCLMVALLIMASIAGGFEFSAFDELNMGFGMSLTLFVLLLIGFGSKAGMFPFHVWLPLAYCQSPSNASALMSGVMIKVALFAFIKFALLLPQLVQFGYILLFVGALSCIFGIIYSLVSNDYKASIAYSSCENVGIIFLGLGGAFYGIGTNSPMIALLGFIAAFFHILNHAVFKSLLFMLSGNVFTATKTRNMDALGGLHKKMPITSIIFFVTALSICALPPLNGFASEWVIYKTMVMGGIEEGAASRFFFSLAIIALSITGAMAIMAFSKVYGSIFLGIARDTKSVEEAKEVSFIQLLPLGLLASLCVGIGIFMNNIVDMLSKIVLTLIPQTSVSADRLISMPIIIMVMFLCAILPFVFLYLLKANNKEVRVTEPWACGFLYNKSMQIGSNSFTGDIRNALSFILKHEQEIKIDGYFSKAVYKHKTHDLFWDKLYAPIIHSVMVIADKIGIFQNGRTNLYAGYILIYLCLVLIIGYYFL
- the hyfE gene encoding hydrogenase 4 membrane subunit yields the protein MANIIDIFTVLMMGTSFAVFSLRQYRHSIIAYALQTLLLVAIFLALYFKYGSHELLVWSITAFIIKVVFVPLYLLRLVNKLGVVVEDEPVGGFFISPVVALSFSLAVAMMFYKVFIHFSIFKDVLPLFAASFIFMMGIFGFILRTSFLKQILSYCLFENGIHLSLALMAYTSHELVEVGILTDAIFAVIIMSILAKRFYASYGSLDTSKAVNLRG